In a genomic window of Pleurocapsa sp. PCC 7319:
- a CDS encoding acyl-CoA dehydrogenase, whose protein sequence is MNILELKIIIPTFILLFVILGYIGVPLWLWSLYVAAILGICHVPLWGWIIFGVVALTFNLPLLRQRLITAYIVKAIASLKLLPKISDTEREAIEAGNVWVDGEFFSGKPNFKRLLAESYPLIPENSELRTPNSEFNKIRSFLDNQVETVCQMATDWEIHSRQDLPPRVWDYLRQERFFGMMIPKKYGGLGFSNLAYSSIMTKLASRSFTHTATVGVTNSLGPAKLLLRYGTEAQKDYYLPRLASGEEIPCFALTEPNAGSDAGSIVSNGVVFQGDDGKLYLRLNWEKRYITLATIATLMGLAFRLRDPDNLLGKGEDVGITCALVHTNTPGVIIDHRHDPMGVPFYNSPTIGHDVIISVDQIIGGVEQAGRGWKMLMQSLAAGRGISFPATCTGIAKLVTRVTGAYARVRKQFGLNIGRFEGIEEPLARISGLTYLMEAARLYTVGAVDRGEQPAVISAIAKYNFTELSRQIINDGMDIVGGAGICRGPRNLLANIYTAIPIPITVEGANILTRTMIIYGQGVIRSHPYVYQEIDALNQSDVQAFDRVFWHHLGSIVRNLFRAVLLSFSRGYLARSPVTGTTAKYYRKLAWASATFACLTDLSLITFGGSLKRQEKITGRFADILSWMYLATATLRRFEAEGRNQADLPLVHWSLKYALSQIQQGFIGIFDNLPVPLLGVITAWWRLNPVGKMPTDKLGSQIARIIQTPGSQRDRLTADIHIPTNIEEALGRLENAFLLSVKAESIFQKIKTATKKGKLPAGKPTTLVRDALELGIIDLDEVELLTQAESARNDAIQVDSFTLEEYQRHSVISEGKDDTTKLKPTVNKLHLLEQ, encoded by the coding sequence ATGAATATTCTCGAACTTAAAATCATTATCCCCACTTTTATTCTTCTTTTCGTTATCTTAGGTTACATCGGTGTTCCTCTCTGGTTGTGGTCTTTATATGTAGCCGCTATTTTAGGTATTTGCCATGTACCACTTTGGGGCTGGATTATCTTTGGTGTTGTAGCGTTAACTTTTAATCTTCCCCTGCTACGTCAAAGACTGATTACAGCCTATATTGTTAAAGCGATCGCCTCACTAAAACTCCTGCCCAAAATCTCTGATACTGAACGAGAAGCGATCGAAGCGGGAAACGTCTGGGTAGATGGTGAATTCTTCTCTGGTAAACCCAATTTCAAACGCCTCCTTGCAGAATCTTATCCACTAATACCTGAAAACTCCGAACTCCGAACTCCGAACTCCGAATTCAATAAAATCCGTTCTTTCCTCGACAACCAGGTAGAAACAGTCTGTCAAATGGCAACTGATTGGGAAATTCATTCTCGTCAAGATCTGCCTCCCCGAGTTTGGGATTATTTAAGACAAGAGCGTTTCTTTGGCATGATGATTCCCAAAAAATATGGAGGGTTGGGATTTTCTAACTTGGCATACAGCAGTATTATGACCAAGTTAGCTTCGCGTTCATTTACCCACACTGCTACAGTCGGGGTAACTAACTCTCTAGGACCAGCTAAATTACTCTTACGCTATGGAACAGAAGCTCAAAAAGACTATTATTTACCTCGATTGGCAAGCGGTGAAGAAATTCCTTGTTTTGCCCTAACTGAACCTAATGCTGGTTCTGATGCAGGTAGCATTGTGTCCAATGGAGTAGTATTTCAGGGCGATGATGGTAAATTATATCTGCGCTTGAACTGGGAGAAACGCTATATTACTCTTGCCACGATCGCGACTTTGATGGGATTGGCGTTTCGACTGCGCGATCCAGATAACCTATTAGGTAAAGGAGAAGATGTCGGGATTACCTGCGCCTTAGTACATACTAATACTCCTGGAGTAATCATCGATCACCGACACGATCCAATGGGCGTACCGTTTTATAACTCTCCCACCATTGGGCATGATGTAATTATTTCTGTAGACCAAATAATTGGTGGAGTTGAACAAGCAGGGCGAGGCTGGAAAATGCTGATGCAGTCTTTGGCTGCAGGACGAGGAATTAGTTTTCCTGCTACTTGCACTGGTATTGCTAAATTAGTCACCAGAGTTACAGGCGCATATGCCAGAGTTAGAAAACAGTTTGGACTAAATATTGGTCGTTTTGAAGGGATTGAAGAGCCTTTAGCTCGAATTAGCGGATTAACTTACTTAATGGAAGCAGCGAGACTGTATACAGTCGGTGCAGTAGATCGAGGTGAGCAACCGGCAGTAATTTCGGCGATCGCTAAATACAACTTTACCGAACTATCCCGTCAAATTATTAACGATGGCATGGATATTGTCGGTGGTGCAGGGATTTGTCGAGGTCCCAGAAACCTACTAGCTAATATATACACTGCTATACCCATACCCATTACTGTTGAAGGGGCAAATATTCTCACCCGCACGATGATTATTTATGGACAGGGTGTAATTCGTTCCCATCCCTATGTTTATCAAGAAATCGATGCTTTAAATCAATCCGATGTTCAAGCTTTTGATCGTGTTTTTTGGCATCATCTTGGTTCAATAGTACGTAATCTCTTCCGCGCTGTCTTACTTAGTTTTTCTCGTGGTTATTTAGCCCGTTCACCAGTAACTGGAACGACTGCGAAATATTATCGTAAGTTAGCCTGGGCATCAGCTACTTTTGCTTGTCTAACGGATCTATCCTTGATCACTTTTGGTGGCAGTCTTAAGCGGCAGGAAAAAATCACAGGTAGATTTGCAGATATTCTTTCTTGGATGTATTTAGCTACTGCTACTTTACGCCGCTTTGAAGCCGAAGGACGCAATCAGGCAGATCTTCCTCTTGTTCATTGGTCGCTGAAATATGCTTTGTCTCAAATTCAACAGGGATTTATAGGTATTTTTGATAATCTACCAGTACCTTTATTAGGAGTTATTACAGCTTGGTGGCGACTGAATCCTGTTGGTAAGATGCCCACTGATAAACTCGGCAGTCAGATTGCCCGCATTATCCAAACTCCAGGTTCTCAAAGAGATCGCCTGACCGCAGATATTCATATTCCCACTAATATCGAAGAAGCTTTAGGCAGATTAGAAAATGCATTCTTGTTATCAGTTAAAGCTGAATCTATCTTCCAGAAAATTAAAACTGCAACTAAAAAAGGTAAATTACCTGCGGGTAAACCCACAACCTTAGTTCGTGATGCTTTAGAACTAGGAATTATCGATCTCGATGAAGTCGAACTATTGACTCAAGCAGAATCGGCTCGCAATGATGCGATTCAAGTTGATTCTTTTACTTTGGAAGAATATCAAAGACATTCAGTAATTAGTGAAGGAAAAGATGACACAACCAAATTGAAACCCACAGTAAATAAACTGCATTTATTAGAGCAGTGA
- a CDS encoding acetyl-CoA C-acyltransferase encodes MKEAYIVSSVRTAIGKAPRGTLRNVRPDDLGATVVSGAIAKVPNLEPERIDDVIMGCAFPEGEQGFNLGRIVAQRAGLPDSVPGCTVNRFCASGLQTIAMASQAIMTGQADLIVAGGAESMSLMPMGGNYLSPNPELMSNSPNTYITMGITAENVAREYHISRHDQDQFALRSHKRALAAISRDRFQAEIIPVKFKETIYAEGKPQTLERIFEVDEGPRSDTSMAALAKLKPVFHAQGTVTAGNSSQMSDGAAAAVVMSMRMINQLKVRPMAKLLGYAVAGVAPEIMGIGPVAAVPKVLKQVGLTLNDIGLIELNEAFAGQSLAVIRKLGLDEDIINVNGGAIALGHPLGCTGAKLTATLLHEIQRRGIRYGMITMCIGGGMGAAGVFENLML; translated from the coding sequence ATGAAAGAAGCATATATAGTCAGCAGTGTTAGAACTGCCATTGGTAAAGCACCACGGGGAACTTTACGTAACGTGCGTCCCGATGATTTAGGAGCGACTGTGGTATCAGGTGCGATCGCCAAAGTTCCCAACCTCGAACCAGAGCGAATCGATGATGTGATTATGGGGTGTGCTTTTCCCGAAGGGGAACAAGGATTTAACTTAGGTAGAATTGTCGCTCAACGGGCAGGATTACCTGATTCGGTACCAGGTTGTACGGTCAATCGTTTCTGTGCCTCGGGACTACAAACGATCGCTATGGCATCTCAGGCAATTATGACAGGACAAGCAGATCTTATTGTTGCTGGTGGTGCAGAATCCATGAGCTTAATGCCGATGGGTGGGAACTATCTTTCCCCCAACCCTGAGCTGATGTCAAACTCGCCCAATACCTATATCACCATGGGTATTACTGCCGAAAATGTAGCTAGAGAGTATCATATTTCCCGACACGATCAAGATCAATTTGCCCTGCGATCGCACAAACGAGCTTTAGCTGCGATCAGTAGAGACCGTTTCCAAGCTGAAATTATCCCCGTTAAATTTAAAGAAACTATCTATGCTGAGGGTAAACCTCAAACATTAGAACGGATATTTGAGGTAGATGAAGGACCTCGTAGCGATACCAGTATGGCAGCCTTGGCAAAATTAAAACCAGTATTTCATGCTCAAGGTACAGTAACGGCAGGTAACTCGTCGCAAATGTCTGATGGAGCGGCAGCAGCAGTGGTCATGAGCATGAGAATGATAAATCAGCTTAAAGTACGACCGATGGCTAAACTGCTAGGTTATGCCGTAGCTGGAGTCGCACCAGAAATCATGGGGATTGGACCAGTAGCAGCCGTACCCAAAGTACTCAAACAAGTCGGTTTAACCTTAAATGATATTGGGTTAATTGAGCTTAATGAAGCCTTTGCTGGACAGTCTTTAGCAGTTATTCGCAAACTGGGACTTGATGAAGATATTATCAACGTCAATGGTGGTGCGATCGCTTTAGGACATCCTTTAGGTTGCACGGGAGCAAAACTAACTGCTACTTTACTTCACGAAATACAAAGACGAGGTATTCGCTACGGCATGATAACCATGTGTATTGGCGGTGGTATGGGTGCTGCGGGAGTGTTTGAAAATCTGATGTTATGA
- a CDS encoding four helix bundle protein: protein MSDEKQKIQDRTLSFAVRVVKLCKFLSEQSDVTRVLYKQLIRSGTSIGANVREAQSAQSDRDFLHKLEIALKEARETEYWLILLVEADLVKEQRIRLLRQECEEIIKILVVITKKIKQKIQMS from the coding sequence ATGAGTGATGAGAAGCAGAAAATTCAGGATAGAACCCTAAGTTTTGCGGTTAGAGTTGTGAAACTTTGTAAGTTTTTGTCAGAACAAAGTGATGTAACCAGGGTTTTATACAAACAACTAATTAGAAGTGGTACATCAATTGGAGCAAATGTTCGTGAAGCTCAATCTGCTCAATCGGATCGTGATTTTCTGCATAAATTAGAAATTGCCCTCAAGGAAGCTAGAGAGACGGAGTATTGGCTCATTCTTTTAGTAGAGGCTGACTTAGTTAAAGAACAAAGAATTAGATTACTCAGACAAGAATGCGAAGAGATTATCAAAATCTTAGTTGTCATAACTAAAAAAATTAAACAAAAAATACAAATGAGTTAG
- a CDS encoding 3-hydroxyacyl-CoA dehydrogenase/enoyl-CoA hydratase family protein, whose translation MFKPFRNAAVLGAGVMGSQIAAHLANAGLTVHLLDIPAPEGNKNAIVEAAWHKALKLKPPILYTEKIARRITLGNFDEHLDRLADVDWVIEVVVENLEIKQQLMARIEGIVSHDAIVSTNTSGLPIKEIARGLPQSFRKRFLGTHFFNPPRYLKLLELIPTEDTDTEILLRLEWFARLHLGKGVVVAKDTPNFIANRIGIYATMLGIKAFTDEGYTIEEIDTLTGTLVGRPKSGTFRTADLVGLDTLVYVAKNLYPAVPEDESREVFRVPALLDKLVSAGILGAKTGQGFYKKEKGQILSLNPKTLAYESAKSMDLGDLKSMNKLELPKRLRALYQDRGHAGKFFRKYILSILSYSSYRIPEITDSPAEIDRAMRWGFGWELGPFEIWDVLGFKTVVTDMQTADIPLADWVATMIKHHQVAGFYQHDQVYTPTHEYIALNTPQDEIDLQVIKSHPENIIWQNEEAALLDIGEEVVLYEFRSKGNTLSFKVMSGLVEVLDILENSDYHGMVIGNSNVNFCGGANLAEIGKLAQSGQLDAIADLVLQFQKTLQRIHYFPKPIVAAVRGLALGGGCELVMACPQVVAAAESYIGLVELSVGLIPGAGGIMRMAAWAAEHSAQETATQIQPFLQKVFETVGMAKVANSGYEAQELGFLSPTAKIIINSDRRLYVAKQEVIRLALEGYAPIPNRDSIMVLGQPAKAALEHAAYVFQQGGYISEYDRFLANRLAYVLTGGELSSPSLVSEDYLLQLERDLFVPLLKEEKTQARIAHLLKTKKPLRN comes from the coding sequence ATGTTTAAACCGTTCCGAAACGCTGCCGTTTTAGGTGCTGGAGTTATGGGGTCGCAGATTGCAGCTCACCTAGCTAATGCAGGATTAACAGTTCATTTACTAGACATACCAGCCCCAGAAGGAAATAAAAATGCGATCGTGGAAGCTGCTTGGCACAAGGCACTTAAACTTAAACCGCCGATTCTATATACAGAAAAAATAGCTCGTCGTATTACTCTTGGCAATTTTGACGAACATCTTGATCGTTTAGCTGATGTAGATTGGGTGATTGAAGTTGTAGTCGAAAATCTGGAAATCAAACAGCAGTTAATGGCAAGGATAGAAGGGATTGTCAGTCACGATGCGATCGTTTCTACTAATACTAGTGGTTTACCTATTAAAGAAATAGCTCGTGGATTACCTCAATCATTTCGCAAACGTTTCTTAGGTACTCATTTCTTCAATCCTCCCCGCTATCTTAAATTATTGGAACTAATTCCGACTGAAGATACAGATACAGAGATCCTACTGAGACTAGAATGGTTTGCTCGTCTTCATCTTGGTAAAGGAGTTGTGGTAGCTAAAGATACTCCTAACTTCATAGCTAATCGCATTGGCATTTATGCCACCATGCTGGGAATCAAAGCTTTTACAGATGAGGGATATACTATTGAGGAAATTGATACTCTGACAGGAACTTTAGTTGGACGACCTAAATCGGGAACTTTTCGCACTGCTGACTTAGTAGGATTAGACACCCTAGTTTATGTAGCTAAAAATCTCTATCCGGCAGTTCCTGAAGATGAAAGTCGTGAAGTTTTCCGCGTGCCAGCATTACTAGACAAGTTAGTATCAGCAGGAATATTAGGTGCAAAAACAGGTCAGGGTTTTTATAAAAAAGAAAAAGGTCAAATTCTCTCTTTAAACCCTAAAACCTTGGCTTACGAGTCGGCAAAATCAATGGATTTAGGCGATCTTAAATCCATGAACAAGCTAGAATTACCTAAACGATTAAGAGCTTTGTATCAAGATCGAGGTCATGCTGGCAAGTTTTTCCGCAAGTACATCTTATCCATACTTAGCTACAGTTCGTACCGTATTCCTGAAATTACCGATAGTCCTGCTGAGATTGACCGGGCTATGCGCTGGGGATTTGGTTGGGAATTAGGTCCTTTTGAAATTTGGGATGTCCTGGGCTTCAAAACTGTAGTCACCGATATGCAGACAGCCGATATTCCCTTAGCCGATTGGGTAGCAACAATGATTAAACATCATCAAGTTGCTGGATTTTATCAACACGATCAAGTCTACACTCCAACCCACGAATATATCGCTTTAAATACTCCTCAAGATGAAATCGATCTTCAAGTAATTAAATCCCATCCAGAGAATATTATCTGGCAAAATGAAGAAGCCGCACTACTTGATATTGGTGAAGAAGTAGTTTTATACGAATTTCGCTCTAAAGGCAATACTCTGAGCTTCAAAGTGATGTCTGGTTTGGTAGAGGTTTTAGATATTCTGGAAAATAGCGACTATCATGGCATGGTAATTGGTAACAGCAATGTTAACTTCTGTGGTGGTGCTAATCTGGCAGAAATTGGCAAGCTAGCTCAATCAGGTCAATTAGATGCGATCGCCGATCTAGTGCTGCAATTCCAAAAAACCCTACAAAGAATTCATTACTTCCCCAAACCAATCGTCGCTGCTGTTAGAGGACTAGCTCTGGGTGGCGGTTGTGAGTTAGTGATGGCTTGTCCCCAAGTAGTAGCCGCTGCCGAAAGCTATATTGGGCTGGTAGAACTCAGTGTGGGCTTAATTCCTGGGGCTGGTGGCATTATGCGGATGGCAGCCTGGGCAGCAGAACACTCAGCCCAAGAAACCGCAACCCAAATTCAACCATTCTTACAAAAAGTTTTTGAAACTGTGGGTATGGCAAAAGTTGCCAATAGTGGTTATGAAGCTCAAGAACTCGGTTTCTTATCGCCTACGGCGAAGATTATCATCAATAGCGATCGCCGTTTATATGTAGCCAAGCAAGAAGTTATCCGTCTCGCTCTCGAAGGCTATGCACCTATACCTAATCGGGACTCGATCATGGTTTTAGGTCAACCAGCCAAAGCAGCATTAGAACACGCAGCTTATGTCTTCCAGCAAGGAGGATATATCTCCGAATATGATCGCTTTCTTGCCAATCGTTTAGCTTATGTTCTCACAGGTGGCGAACTCTCATCACCCTCTTTAGTTAGTGAAGATTATCTACTGCAACTAGAAAGAGATTTGTTTGTGCCACTACTCAAAGAAGAAAAAACACAAGCAAGGATCGCCCATTTGTTGAAAACTAAAAAACCTTTACGGAATTAG